The proteins below are encoded in one region of Pseudomonas helmanticensis:
- the ttdR gene encoding L-tartrate utilization transcriptional activator TtdR, whose translation MSQKKDTVPLPEDLRVLLTVIRKNGFAAAADELGLSPAYVSKRIQILESTLGTRLLHRTSRRVSLTEDGERVQRWALRILDDFQQLHDELSDAHDSPRGRLHICSSFGFGRNHVAPAVSLLAERYPELEIRLDLFDRVVDIINEGFDLEIRVGDDIPGQHIGRRLVSNRRVLCAAPAYLQRRGTPRTLEELQQHDCLVIKERDNAFGIWSLDRDGAQESVRVSGPLSSNNGEIVLQWALDGRGMLLRSLWDVKPLLEQGRLVQVLEDYSQSANVWAVYPTRLAHSGKLRACVEFLQEHFKSLSV comes from the coding sequence ATGTCCCAGAAGAAAGACACCGTGCCCCTGCCCGAAGACCTGCGTGTGCTGCTCACCGTGATCCGCAAGAACGGCTTTGCTGCCGCAGCGGATGAACTGGGCCTGTCCCCGGCCTACGTCAGCAAACGCATCCAGATTCTCGAAAGCACCCTCGGCACGCGCCTGCTGCACCGTACCAGTCGGCGCGTCTCGCTGACCGAGGATGGCGAACGCGTGCAGCGTTGGGCGTTGCGCATTCTCGATGACTTCCAGCAACTGCACGACGAACTTTCCGACGCCCACGACAGCCCGCGTGGGCGTTTGCACATCTGCAGCAGTTTCGGTTTCGGCCGCAATCATGTGGCGCCAGCGGTGTCGCTGTTGGCCGAACGTTATCCCGAGCTGGAAATCCGCCTCGACCTGTTTGACCGCGTGGTCGACATCATCAATGAAGGTTTCGATCTGGAGATCCGCGTCGGCGATGACATTCCCGGCCAGCACATCGGCCGCCGCCTGGTGAGCAACCGGCGAGTGTTGTGTGCCGCGCCAGCCTATCTGCAACGCCGTGGCACCCCGCGAACCCTGGAAGAACTGCAACAGCACGATTGCCTGGTGATCAAGGAGCGCGACAACGCCTTCGGCATCTGGAGTCTGGATCGCGATGGCGCACAGGAAAGCGTGCGGGTCAGCGGGCCGTTGTCGTCGAACAATGGCGAGATCGTCCTGCAATGGGCGCTGGATGGGCGGGGAATGTTGCTGCGTTCATTGTGGGACGTGAAGCCGTTGCTGGAGCAAGGGCGGCTGGTGCAGGTGCTGGAGGATTACAGCCAGAGCGCGAATGTCTGGGCGGTGTACCCGACACGGCTGGCGCATTCGGGGAAGTTGCGTGCGTGTGTGGAGTTTTTGCAGGAACATTTCAAAAGCCTGTCCGTTTAG
- the leuD gene encoding 3-isopropylmalate dehydratase small subunit: protein MSLQPFTQVSGQAAPLLAANVDTDVIMPKQFLKGIDRQGLDRGLFFDLRFLPDGTPNPEFVLNQPAWQGASFLVVGPNFGCGSSREHAVWGLQQMGIRALIGSSFAGIFFDNCQRNGVLLITLEEAQVQRLGQWVGQAETARISLDLEAQQIALADGSIIEFEIDTLRKTALLLGLDAIGSTLQRREQIKAFERQHLVDNPWLS from the coding sequence ATGAGCCTGCAACCCTTCACTCAGGTCAGCGGCCAGGCCGCGCCGTTGCTCGCGGCCAACGTCGACACCGACGTGATCATGCCCAAGCAGTTTCTCAAAGGCATCGATCGCCAGGGCCTGGATCGCGGCCTGTTTTTCGATCTGCGGTTTTTGCCCGACGGCACGCCCAATCCTGAGTTCGTGCTCAATCAGCCTGCGTGGCAGGGCGCAAGTTTTCTCGTCGTCGGCCCTAACTTCGGTTGTGGTTCCAGCCGTGAACACGCCGTATGGGGCTTGCAACAGATGGGCATTCGCGCGCTGATCGGCAGCAGCTTCGCCGGGATCTTTTTCGACAACTGCCAGCGCAACGGCGTGTTGTTGATCACCCTGGAAGAAGCGCAGGTGCAACGGCTCGGGCAGTGGGTTGGTCAGGCAGAAACAGCGCGGATCAGCCTTGATCTGGAGGCGCAGCAGATTGCTCTGGCGGACGGTTCGATCATCGAGTTCGAGATCGATACGCTGCGTAAAACTGCCTTGCTGCTCGGTCTGGATGCGATCGGCAGCACCTTGCAACGGCGCGAGCAGATCAAAGCTTTCGAACGCCAACATCTGGTGGACAATCCCTGGCTGTCTTGA
- the leuC gene encoding 3-isopropylmalate dehydratase large subunit yields the protein MSPRTLYDKHIDSHTVCRLDDQGHVLLYIDRQVINEYTSPQAFSGLRAAGREVWRPGTALAVVDHVNPTTPLRVAAMPDAGGARQVSYLAENCRDFGIELLDILDKRQGIEHVIAPEQGFILPGMVIAAGDSHTTTYGALGAFGFGIGTSEIEHLLASQTLVYKRLKSMRVTVAGELSPGLTSKDVIMALIGQIGASGATGYAIEFCGSTIDALSVEARMTICNMAVEAGARGAFMAPDEKVFAYLKGKPRAPTGELWERGLQKWRDLRSDPGALFDREVHLDASLLEPMVTWGTSPDQAAPIGARVPDPQAVSDPILRQDMRRALNYMGLEAGMALSDIVISHAFIGSCTNARIEDLRDAASVVRGQQVAAHVRAMIVPGSSEVRAQAEAEGLAQIFIDAGFEWRQSGCSMCLAMNDDVLAPGDRCASSTNRNFEGRQGAGARTHLMSPAMVAAAAISGRLTDIRHFGERP from the coding sequence ATGAGCCCCAGAACCCTTTACGACAAACACATCGATTCGCACACGGTGTGCCGCCTCGACGATCAGGGCCATGTCCTGTTGTATATCGATCGTCAGGTGATCAACGAATACACCAGCCCGCAGGCGTTCAGCGGCCTGCGCGCGGCCGGGCGCGAGGTCTGGCGCCCGGGCACGGCGCTGGCGGTAGTCGATCACGTCAACCCGACCACACCGCTGCGTGTGGCGGCGATGCCGGATGCCGGCGGTGCCCGGCAAGTGTCGTATCTGGCGGAAAACTGCCGCGACTTCGGCATCGAGTTACTCGACATCCTCGACAAACGCCAGGGCATCGAACACGTGATTGCCCCGGAACAGGGCTTCATCCTGCCGGGCATGGTCATTGCCGCCGGTGACAGCCACACCACCACTTACGGCGCACTCGGCGCCTTCGGTTTTGGTATCGGCACCTCCGAAATCGAGCACTTGCTGGCCTCGCAGACGCTGGTCTACAAACGCCTGAAAAGCATGCGCGTGACCGTTGCCGGCGAGCTGTCGCCGGGCCTGACTTCGAAAGACGTGATCATGGCGCTGATCGGCCAGATTGGCGCGTCCGGCGCCACCGGTTATGCCATCGAGTTCTGCGGTTCGACCATCGATGCGCTGAGCGTCGAGGCGCGCATGACCATTTGCAACATGGCGGTCGAGGCCGGTGCGCGCGGCGCGTTCATGGCGCCAGACGAAAAAGTGTTCGCCTATCTCAAGGGCAAACCGCGTGCGCCCACCGGTGAGTTGTGGGAGCGCGGATTGCAAAAATGGCGCGATTTGCGCAGCGATCCCGGCGCACTGTTCGACCGCGAGGTTCATCTCGACGCCAGCCTGCTGGAGCCGATGGTGACCTGGGGCACCAGCCCGGATCAGGCCGCACCGATTGGCGCGCGAGTGCCCGACCCGCAAGCGGTCAGCGACCCGATCCTGCGTCAGGACATGCGCCGCGCGCTCAATTACATGGGCCTCGAAGCGGGCATGGCACTCAGCGATATCGTCATCAGCCATGCGTTTATCGGCTCCTGCACCAATGCGCGAATCGAAGACTTGCGCGACGCCGCCAGCGTCGTGCGCGGCCAGCAGGTGGCTGCGCATGTGCGAGCGATGATCGTCCCGGGTTCGAGCGAAGTGCGCGCGCAGGCCGAGGCTGAAGGGCTGGCGCAGATCTTTATCGACGCCGGTTTTGAATGGCGGCAGTCCGGTTGCTCGATGTGCCTGGCGATGAACGACGACGTGCTGGCCCCCGGCGACCGCTGCGCGTCCAGCACCAACCGCAATTTCGAAGGTCGGCAGGGCGCCGGCGCGCGCACCCATCTGATGAGTCCGGCGATGGTTGCCGCCGCTGCGATCAGTGGCCGACTCACCGACATCCGCCATTTTGGAGAACGCCCATGA